In a genomic window of Xylophilus rhododendri:
- a CDS encoding D-amino acid dehydrogenase, whose protein sequence is MKVIVMGAGVIGTATAWYLQQAGHEVTVLERNAGAARETSFGNGGQISVSHAEPWANPSAPLKLLKWLGREDAPLLFRLRADPAQWRWGLKFLMECPAKRSTHNMIQLLNLGTYSRSSLQALRRDTGIEYDHLEKGILHYYTSQKEFDLSLEPARVMRELGCERQVVDADEAVRIEPAMSHIRPRLAGATYTSADESGDVHKFTTGLAQRAAERGVQFRYGVRIQALRAEGGRMTGVELANEQGMYETLQADAYVLAAGSFSPLLAQGVGLKLDIYPAKGYSATLPVLDASKAPQVSLTDDEYKLVFSRFGDRLRIAGTAELNGYGLALNPVRCAAIVKRTLEVFPGISRPELASFWAGLRPATPGNVPYIGQSPVKGLFLNTGHGTLGWTHGCGSGRALAELMSGRQPEVDFAFCGKPAGLAAQPRILPA, encoded by the coding sequence ATGAAAGTCATCGTGATGGGCGCCGGCGTGATCGGCACCGCCACCGCCTGGTACCTGCAGCAGGCCGGCCATGAAGTCACCGTGCTCGAGCGCAATGCCGGCGCGGCGCGTGAAACCAGCTTCGGCAACGGCGGGCAGATCTCGGTCAGCCATGCCGAGCCCTGGGCCAACCCCTCCGCGCCGCTCAAGCTCCTGAAATGGCTGGGCCGCGAGGACGCGCCGCTGCTGTTCCGCCTGCGCGCCGACCCGGCCCAGTGGCGCTGGGGCCTGAAGTTCCTGATGGAGTGCCCGGCCAAGCGCTCCACCCACAACATGATCCAGCTGCTCAACCTGGGCACCTACAGCCGCAGCAGCCTGCAGGCCCTGCGGCGCGACACCGGCATCGAATACGACCACCTGGAAAAAGGCATCCTGCACTACTACACCAGCCAGAAGGAGTTCGACCTCTCGCTGGAGCCGGCGCGTGTGATGCGTGAACTCGGCTGCGAACGCCAGGTGGTCGATGCCGACGAGGCGGTGCGCATCGAGCCCGCCATGTCCCACATCCGCCCGCGCCTGGCCGGCGCCACCTACACCAGCGCCGACGAATCCGGCGACGTGCACAAGTTCACCACCGGCCTGGCGCAGCGCGCGGCCGAGCGGGGCGTGCAGTTCCGCTACGGCGTGCGCATCCAGGCGCTGCGCGCCGAGGGCGGCCGCATGACCGGCGTGGAGCTGGCCAACGAACAGGGCATGTACGAAACCCTGCAGGCCGATGCCTATGTGCTGGCCGCCGGCAGCTTCAGCCCGCTGCTGGCGCAGGGCGTGGGCCTGAAGCTGGACATCTATCCGGCCAAGGGCTATTCGGCCACGCTGCCGGTGCTCGATGCCTCGAAGGCGCCGCAGGTCAGCCTGACCGACGACGAATACAAACTCGTCTTCTCCCGCTTCGGCGACCGCCTGCGCATCGCCGGCACGGCCGAACTCAACGGCTACGGCCTGGCGCTCAACCCGGTGCGCTGCGCGGCCATCGTCAAGCGCACGCTGGAGGTCTTCCCCGGCATCAGCCGGCCGGAACTGGCCAGCTTCTGGGCCGGGCTGCGGCCGGCCACGCCGGGCAATGTGCCCTATATCGGGCAGAGCCCGGTCAAAGGCCTGTTCCTCAACACCGGCCACGGCACGCTGGGCTGGACGCATGGCTGCGGCTCCGGCCGGGCACTGGCCGAGCTGATGTCCGGCCGCCAGCCGGAGGTGGATTTCGCCTTCTGCGGCAAGCCCGCCGGCCTGGCGGCGCAGCCGCGCATCCTGCCGGCCTGA
- a CDS encoding glycosyltransferase family protein: MTKFSRERSRLRALLEAMGWAWGMLGLVIRRAIGPRKALVAFSAAGSGTGWGGDLRSTAMSAALGRMGWETCVFHPKIGARTRKLLARLLGVDIVFLQQTRSRHNDPALYSPVPCVLDVDDADIINPTQTQRIGAVAKGCVGVVAGSRYNAKLFAPWNSTIRVIWTGTYLRQVEGAKPNGQRARVVAWAPSDPFGYPAERQFIQKVVAAFPANANIEFRIYGVPEARSRELLDAFAPFDPHGFVRTMPFMPYSKFVDTLGEVAVGLQPICAEHEYSLGKSFGKVLAYLAADVAIVAADAIDHPLFFKDGVNGRLLPLDAQAWCDAAMALLDEPARRQEIVNAARASFLARLTTEAAAAQLAPLLSATLAKKPWPPMPRAT, translated from the coding sequence ATGACGAAGTTTTCACGCGAACGAAGTCGCCTGCGCGCCTTGCTCGAGGCCATGGGCTGGGCCTGGGGAATGCTGGGGCTGGTCATTCGCCGCGCCATCGGCCCACGCAAGGCATTGGTGGCATTTTCCGCGGCAGGCAGCGGCACCGGATGGGGCGGCGACCTGCGGTCCACAGCCATGTCGGCCGCACTGGGGCGCATGGGCTGGGAAACCTGCGTGTTCCATCCCAAGATCGGAGCGCGCACACGCAAGCTACTGGCGCGGCTTCTCGGCGTGGACATCGTCTTCCTGCAGCAGACACGCTCGCGCCACAACGATCCCGCGCTGTATTCACCCGTGCCCTGCGTGCTGGACGTGGACGATGCCGACATCATCAATCCCACGCAGACCCAGCGCATCGGCGCGGTCGCCAAGGGCTGTGTGGGCGTGGTGGCCGGCTCGCGCTACAACGCCAAGCTGTTCGCGCCCTGGAATTCCACCATCCGGGTGATCTGGACCGGCACCTATCTGCGCCAGGTCGAGGGCGCCAAACCCAACGGCCAGCGCGCGCGTGTGGTGGCCTGGGCGCCCAGCGATCCCTTCGGCTACCCCGCCGAGCGACAGTTCATCCAGAAAGTCGTGGCGGCCTTTCCGGCCAACGCCAACATCGAGTTCCGCATCTACGGCGTGCCTGAAGCCAGAAGCCGGGAATTGCTCGATGCATTCGCGCCCTTCGATCCGCACGGCTTCGTGCGCACCATGCCTTTCATGCCCTATTCGAAGTTCGTCGATACCCTTGGCGAAGTGGCCGTCGGCCTGCAGCCGATCTGCGCGGAACACGAATACAGCCTGGGCAAATCCTTCGGCAAGGTGCTGGCCTATCTGGCTGCGGACGTCGCGATCGTGGCGGCCGATGCCATCGACCATCCGCTGTTCTTCAAGGACGGCGTCAACGGCCGCCTGCTCCCGCTGGACGCGCAAGCCTGGTGCGACGCCGCCATGGCCCTGCTGGACGAGCCCGCCAGGCGCCAGGAGATCGTCAATGCCGCACGCGCGTCCTTCCTGGCCCGCCTCACCACCGAAGCCGCCGCCGCGCAGCTCGCTCCGCTGCTGAGCGCCACGCTGGCCAAGAAGCCCTGGCCGCCAATGCCGCGCGCCACCTGA
- a CDS encoding response regulator, whose protein sequence is MANILVVDDELGIRDLLSEILNDEGHSVELAENAAQARQARVAGTFDLVLLDIWMPDTDGVSLLKEWAAAGSLSMPVIMMSGHATIDTAVEATRIGAHAFLEKPITLQKLLKSVENALQRSLPPPPAPPARVLSSAASPAMTMTRTSAEGYVPPSVAAHVSHAPVAAPVETGPRQHQSFDLDRPLREARDGFEKAYFEFHLVQEGGSMTRVAEKTGLERTHLYRKLRQLGVDLGRAKRNLS, encoded by the coding sequence ATGGCAAATATCCTGGTGGTCGACGACGAATTGGGCATCCGAGACCTGCTTTCGGAAATCCTCAACGACGAAGGCCATAGTGTCGAACTCGCCGAGAACGCCGCGCAGGCGCGCCAGGCGCGCGTCGCCGGCACTTTCGATCTGGTGCTGCTCGACATCTGGATGCCGGACACCGACGGTGTCTCGCTGCTCAAGGAATGGGCCGCCGCCGGCAGCCTGAGCATGCCGGTCATCATGATGAGCGGCCACGCCACCATCGACACCGCCGTCGAGGCCACGCGCATCGGCGCCCATGCCTTCCTGGAAAAACCGATCACCCTGCAGAAGCTGCTCAAGAGCGTGGAGAACGCCCTGCAACGCAGCCTGCCCCCACCGCCCGCGCCGCCGGCAAGAGTGCTGAGCTCCGCCGCATCGCCCGCGATGACCATGACCCGCACTTCGGCCGAAGGCTATGTGCCGCCCAGCGTGGCCGCCCATGTGTCCCACGCGCCCGTGGCCGCGCCGGTCGAGACCGGACCGCGCCAGCACCAGTCCTTCGACCTCGACCGCCCCCTGCGCGAGGCACGCGACGGCTTCGAGAAGGCCTACTTCGAATTCCATCTGGTGCAGGAGGGCGGCTCGATGACCCGGGTGGCCGAGAAGACCGGGCTGGAACGCACCCATCTCTACCGCAAGCTGCGTCAGCTGGGCGTGGACCTGGGCCGCGCGAAAAGAAACCTTTCCTGA
- a CDS encoding sensor histidine kinase, protein MTPNQAPSQERFSLLGSRAMRWAIGVGAATVASIALVLLFLLAQATDNRAMYEQNYVRLFGVNVVVAGLLLAVIGWIGLRLFVRLRRGRFGSRLLMKLAVIFAVLGFLPGMLIYTVSYQFVARSIESWFDVKVEGALDAGLSLGRSTLDALASDLSAKTRAAGAQVANQSDAAAGLALERIRDQLAASDVVLWNASGHLVASAGQSRFDLSPERPTPQVLRNVRNQRSIALIEGLDDPGLPGQGPTAPQARIKALALVTGTGVDLNAEARYLQVTQALPSTLVTNAIAVQEAYREYQERALARGGLRRMYIGTLTLTLFLAVFAAVLLAVLLGNQLARPLLVLAEGVREVAAGDLSPKSVLQGKDELGGLTRSFADMTQQLSDARAAIDKSMNQVDTARANLQTILDNLTTGVIVLDAQGHIVSSNLGATRILRAPLAAMTGQLFQQVPGLEEFGRDVQAQFDSLFNEREQHGIGHWQQSYELHAAPSGPQQDATSVVARGAELPASTRLLVFDDISEIVSAQRARAWGEVARRLAHEIKNPLTPIQLSAERLAFKLDGKVDAASQAVLTKSVRTIVEQVDAMKRLVNEFRDYARLPTAELAPLDLNALVADVLLLYEAEHGAVGVRAEYDPACPPILGDAQQLRQVLHNLVQNAQDATEAVGHAEPPPVLIRTRYSESTKRVRLSVIDSGIGFPENILQRAFEPYVTTKSKGTGLGLAVVRKIADEHGARIDIGNRTGDGGAPGAQVSLSLPLAPQGAEA, encoded by the coding sequence ATGACGCCGAACCAGGCTCCATCCCAGGAACGCTTCTCGCTGCTGGGCTCGCGCGCCATGCGCTGGGCCATCGGCGTGGGCGCGGCCACCGTCGCTTCCATCGCCCTGGTGCTGCTCTTCCTGCTGGCCCAGGCCACCGACAACCGGGCGATGTACGAGCAGAACTACGTGCGCCTCTTCGGCGTCAACGTGGTCGTGGCCGGCCTGCTGCTGGCCGTCATCGGCTGGATCGGCCTGCGGCTCTTCGTGCGGCTGCGGCGCGGGCGCTTCGGCAGCCGGCTGCTGATGAAGCTGGCGGTCATCTTCGCCGTGCTCGGCTTTTTGCCGGGCATGCTGATCTACACGGTCTCCTACCAGTTCGTGGCGCGTTCGATCGAGAGCTGGTTCGACGTCAAGGTCGAAGGGGCGCTCGACGCCGGCCTCAGCCTGGGCCGCTCCACGCTCGACGCCCTGGCCAGCGACCTCTCCGCCAAGACCCGCGCCGCCGGCGCCCAGGTGGCCAACCAGTCGGACGCCGCTGCCGGCCTGGCGCTGGAACGCATCCGCGACCAGCTCGCCGCCAGCGACGTGGTGCTGTGGAACGCCAGCGGCCACCTGGTGGCCAGCGCCGGCCAGTCGCGTTTCGACCTCAGCCCGGAACGGCCCACGCCCCAGGTGCTGCGCAATGTGCGCAACCAGCGTTCCATCGCGCTGATCGAAGGACTGGACGACCCCGGCCTGCCCGGCCAGGGCCCCACCGCGCCGCAGGCCCGCATCAAGGCCCTGGCGCTGGTGACGGGCACCGGTGTCGACCTCAACGCCGAGGCCCGCTACCTGCAGGTCACGCAGGCGCTGCCGTCCACGCTGGTTACCAACGCGATCGCGGTGCAGGAGGCCTACCGCGAATACCAGGAACGCGCCCTGGCCCGCGGCGGCCTGCGCCGCATGTACATCGGCACCCTGACGCTGACCCTGTTCCTGGCGGTGTTCGCCGCCGTGCTGCTGGCCGTGCTGCTGGGCAACCAGCTGGCGCGGCCGCTGCTGGTGCTGGCCGAAGGCGTGCGGGAAGTGGCCGCCGGCGACCTGAGCCCCAAGTCCGTGCTGCAGGGCAAGGACGAACTCGGCGGCCTCACCCGCTCCTTCGCCGACATGACCCAGCAGCTCTCCGATGCCCGCGCGGCCATCGACAAGAGCATGAACCAGGTCGACACCGCACGCGCCAACCTGCAGACCATCCTGGACAACCTCACCACCGGCGTGATCGTGCTCGATGCGCAGGGGCACATCGTCTCGTCCAACCTCGGCGCCACCCGCATCCTGCGTGCACCCCTGGCCGCGATGACCGGCCAGCTGTTTCAGCAGGTGCCCGGCCTGGAAGAGTTCGGCCGCGACGTGCAGGCGCAGTTCGACTCGCTCTTCAACGAACGCGAGCAGCACGGCATCGGCCACTGGCAACAGTCCTACGAACTGCACGCCGCACCCTCCGGGCCGCAGCAGGACGCCACCAGCGTGGTCGCGCGCGGCGCCGAACTGCCAGCCTCCACCCGGCTGCTGGTGTTCGACGACATCTCCGAGATCGTCTCCGCCCAGCGCGCCCGCGCCTGGGGCGAGGTGGCGCGCCGCCTGGCCCACGAGATCAAGAACCCGCTCACGCCGATCCAGCTCTCGGCCGAACGCCTGGCCTTCAAGCTCGACGGCAAGGTCGACGCGGCCAGCCAGGCGGTGCTGACCAAGTCGGTCCGCACCATCGTCGAGCAGGTCGATGCGATGAAGCGCCTGGTCAACGAATTCCGCGACTACGCGCGCCTGCCCACCGCCGAACTCGCGCCGCTGGACCTCAATGCCCTGGTCGCCGATGTGCTGCTGCTGTACGAGGCCGAACACGGCGCGGTCGGCGTGCGCGCTGAGTACGACCCCGCCTGTCCGCCGATCCTGGGCGATGCGCAGCAGCTGCGCCAGGTGCTGCACAACCTGGTGCAGAACGCGCAGGACGCCACCGAGGCGGTCGGCCATGCCGAGCCGCCGCCGGTGCTGATCCGCACCCGCTACAGCGAATCGACCAAACGGGTGCGTCTGTCGGTCATCGACTCCGGCATCGGATTTCCGGAAAACATCCTGCAGCGTGCCTTCGAACCCTACGTCACCACCAAGTCCAAAGGCACCGGACTGGGCCTGGCCGTGGTGCGCAAAATCGCCGATGAACACGGCGCCCGCATCGACATAGGCAACCGGACCGGGGACGGCGGCGCCCCAGGCGCGCAAGTCTCGCTATCATTGCCGCTAGCGCCCCAGGGCGCCGAAGCCTGA
- a CDS encoding DUF4390 domain-containing protein → MPDLRRRALLRWAPAVLIGATAAAAHADVHAVDVPTLRLERVEDALYLWATIGFDLPPLVEDALLKGVALFFVAQVEIMRERWYWADERVAFAQRHMRLVYQPLIRRFRLNVSPSAFSTGLGVSLSQNFEELGEALESVKRIARWRIVDVAQLDPIGRYTADFDFRLDTSQLPRPLQMGVAGRADWSLSAERSLAIDPAVLVR, encoded by the coding sequence GTGCCTGACCTGCGCAGACGCGCGCTCCTGCGATGGGCGCCGGCCGTGCTGATCGGGGCGACGGCCGCCGCCGCGCATGCGGACGTGCACGCCGTCGATGTGCCCACCCTGCGGCTGGAGCGGGTGGAAGACGCGCTCTATCTGTGGGCCACCATCGGTTTCGACCTCCCTCCGCTGGTCGAGGACGCGCTGCTCAAGGGCGTGGCCCTGTTCTTCGTGGCCCAGGTCGAGATCATGCGCGAGCGCTGGTACTGGGCCGACGAGCGCGTGGCCTTCGCCCAGCGCCACATGCGCCTGGTGTATCAGCCGCTGATCCGGCGTTTCCGTCTCAACGTCTCGCCCTCGGCCTTCAGCACCGGGCTCGGGGTCTCGCTCAGCCAGAACTTCGAGGAGCTCGGCGAGGCGCTGGAGTCGGTCAAGCGCATCGCGCGCTGGCGCATCGTCGATGTGGCCCAGCTCGATCCGATCGGCCGCTACACGGCCGACTTCGATTTCCGCCTCGACACCAGCCAGCTGCCGCGGCCACTGCAGATGGGCGTGGCCGGGCGCGCCGACTGGAGCCTGTCGGCCGAACGCTCGCTGGCGATCGATCCCGCCGTGCTCGTGCGCTGA
- the rsmB gene encoding 16S rRNA (cytosine(967)-C(5))-methyltransferase RsmB: protein MNLSSSVSSSPSSPSHSNSPELWLQLQHAAEVLAAIRSGRSAPTALETVPQGLRPGVRALVFQVLRVLGRAEALRRKLATRTPPPLADALLCTALALAWRSADAPYEPFTLVDQAVEAAKRTPAIRPQSGFINACLRRFLREQDALVAATDPEPLAMWNHPRWWIERLKRDHPRHWQEILRADNSHAPMTLRVNRLKTSREAALRRMEAANLVAHPVGDWGIVMGHPLPVEQIPGFTEGELSVQDAAAQMAAPLLLHGLDLRQPLRVLDACAAPGGKTAHLIEFAGERSPIMVTALDIDPQRCERIHQTLDRLGIADRAQVLAADAQEPARWWPQQGREQYDAILLDAPCTASGIVRRQPDVRWLRRESDIAQLAIIQAGLLTRLWPLLKPGGRLLYCTCSVFREEGEHQIEAFLAHNTDAVLRPSPGHLLPRDAAMAMGVADNLAGDHDGFFYALLHKRGA from the coding sequence ATGAACCTGTCTTCCTCCGTGTCATCTTCTCCTTCGTCTCCGTCGCATTCCAACTCGCCTGAACTGTGGCTGCAGCTGCAGCATGCCGCCGAAGTCCTGGCCGCGATCCGCAGCGGCCGCTCCGCACCGACCGCCCTCGAAACCGTGCCGCAGGGCCTGCGCCCGGGCGTGCGCGCCCTGGTGTTTCAGGTGCTGCGGGTGCTGGGCCGGGCCGAGGCCCTGCGCCGCAAGCTGGCCACCCGCACGCCGCCGCCGCTGGCCGATGCGCTGCTGTGCACCGCGCTGGCCCTGGCCTGGCGCAGCGCCGATGCGCCTTACGAGCCCTTCACCCTGGTCGACCAGGCGGTGGAGGCGGCCAAACGCACGCCGGCCATCCGCCCGCAGTCCGGTTTCATCAACGCCTGCCTGCGGCGTTTCCTGCGCGAGCAGGATGCCCTGGTGGCCGCCACCGATCCCGAGCCGCTGGCCATGTGGAACCATCCGCGCTGGTGGATCGAGCGGCTGAAGCGCGACCATCCCCGCCACTGGCAGGAGATCCTGCGCGCCGACAACTCCCATGCGCCGATGACCCTGCGGGTCAACCGCCTGAAGACCAGCCGCGAGGCCGCGCTGCGCCGCATGGAGGCCGCCAACCTGGTCGCCCATCCGGTCGGCGACTGGGGCATCGTCATGGGCCATCCGCTGCCGGTCGAGCAGATCCCGGGCTTCACGGAAGGCGAACTCTCGGTGCAGGACGCCGCCGCCCAGATGGCCGCGCCGCTGCTGCTGCACGGCCTGGACCTGCGCCAGCCCCTGCGGGTGCTCGACGCCTGCGCCGCCCCCGGCGGCAAGACGGCCCACCTGATCGAATTCGCAGGCGAGCGCTCGCCCATCATGGTCACCGCGCTGGACATCGACCCCCAGCGCTGCGAACGCATCCACCAGACCCTGGACCGCCTGGGCATCGCCGACCGCGCCCAGGTGCTGGCGGCGGACGCCCAGGAGCCCGCGCGCTGGTGGCCCCAGCAGGGCCGCGAGCAATACGACGCCATCCTGCTCGACGCACCCTGCACCGCCTCCGGCATCGTGCGCCGCCAGCCGGACGTGCGCTGGCTGCGGCGCGAGAGCGACATCGCCCAGCTGGCCATCATCCAGGCCGGCCTGCTGACGCGGCTGTGGCCCTTGCTCAAGCCCGGCGGCCGCCTGCTCTACTGCACCTGTTCGGTGTTCCGGGAGGAGGGCGAGCACCAGATCGAAGCGTTTCTTGCGCACAACACCGATGCGGTTTTACGTCCGTCGCCCGGTCATTTGCTGCCGCGCGACGCGGCCATGGCAATGGGTGTCGCCGACAATCTCGCCGGTGACCATGACGGCTTCTTCTACGCCCTGCTCCACAAGCGCGGTGCCTGA
- a CDS encoding LemA family protein: MRWSLWWWVVPAVLAFWAVGAHNRLTRLRAAVLQAFGQLDAAMALWIELVPPAPDPATPLDEAAAADEAGWAGLRAAALQLGACLAVARQRRQRRQRRADIAALSAARDVLRDAWQRLLLETPRFGGQAQPGSIHLVWEQRDTQVQLAIDQYNQAVRLYNAALGQFPAAILAWLLRLRRAQVL, encoded by the coding sequence ATGCGTTGGAGCTTGTGGTGGTGGGTCGTGCCGGCCGTGCTGGCGTTCTGGGCAGTCGGTGCACACAACCGGCTGACGCGGCTGCGCGCGGCCGTTCTGCAGGCCTTCGGCCAGCTCGATGCCGCCATGGCCCTGTGGATCGAACTCGTGCCGCCCGCGCCGGATCCGGCCACGCCGCTCGACGAAGCCGCCGCGGCCGACGAAGCCGGCTGGGCCGGTCTGCGTGCCGCCGCGCTGCAGCTGGGCGCCTGCCTGGCCGTGGCGCGGCAGCGGCGGCAGCGGCGGCAGCGGCGCGCCGACATCGCCGCGCTGTCGGCGGCACGCGACGTGCTTCGGGATGCCTGGCAGCGCCTGCTGCTCGAAACGCCGCGTTTCGGCGGCCAGGCCCAGCCGGGCAGCATCCACCTGGTGTGGGAGCAGCGCGATACCCAGGTGCAACTGGCGATCGACCAATACAACCAGGCGGTTCGCCTCTACAACGCGGCGCTGGGCCAGTTCCCGGCCGCGATCCTGGCCTGGCTGCTGCGGCTGCGGCGTGCGCAAGTCCTATGA